In the Helicobacter typhlonius genome, one interval contains:
- a CDS encoding type II secretion system F family protein, producing the protein MKKLPQKYLIKGIKDNQNVQITLLSTSYENAKEQSLNKYNIYPIEIKALSGFEFLHLQMLRFDNKITSQDISALFLQISIMLSASLPILEVIEVCAKNTKKPPLKRVLLEIAYRLNLGQKLSVSFKEHSDIFGDMAWNLIVLGEKSGELGEIFKMLSNHSIKEHKNKNSIKRALFYPLLVLISIVGAFVGLVLFVLPEFLVMFEEVNANLPIYTRILIAVQDFFTHFGLIFIALVLIAGLVVYRFYKHSLAFRHKCHSIALRLPFAGEIIELNMFYQYTFTLFLQLKSFTPLDIALSLSNNTLSNLALKAHFVRVLESVKNGKSLSLALTQENIIDEISLALIAAGEQSGKLPEMLEVCAKRFEQIAQEKIDFLISLIEPLLSLLMGVLLLFLALGIFVPMWDMSATAMGGV; encoded by the coding sequence ATGAAAAAATTACCACAAAAATACTTAATTAAGGGCATAAAGGATAATCAAAATGTGCAAATAACGCTCCTTTCGACTTCGTATGAGAATGCAAAAGAGCAGAGTTTGAATAAATACAATATTTATCCTATTGAGATTAAAGCCCTAAGTGGCTTTGAGTTTTTGCATTTGCAGATGTTGCGCTTTGATAATAAAATTACTTCGCAAGACATCAGTGCACTTTTTTTGCAAATCTCTATTATGCTAAGCGCGTCTTTACCTATACTCGAAGTGATTGAGGTTTGTGCAAAAAATACCAAAAAACCTCCGCTTAAACGCGTTTTACTTGAGATTGCTTATCGTTTGAATCTTGGGCAAAAACTTTCGGTTAGCTTCAAGGAGCATAGCGATATTTTTGGTGATATGGCGTGGAATCTCATAGTTTTGGGTGAGAAAAGCGGGGAGCTTGGCGAAATCTTTAAAATGCTAAGCAATCACTCCATAAAGGAGCATAAAAACAAAAACAGCATTAAACGCGCCCTTTTTTATCCTTTGCTCGTGCTTATCAGTATCGTGGGTGCGTTTGTGGGGCTCGTGCTGTTTGTGCTACCTGAATTTTTGGTAATGTTTGAGGAGGTGAATGCAAATCTCCCCATCTATACACGTATTCTCATTGCAGTGCAGGATTTTTTTACGCATTTTGGCTTGATTTTTATCGCTCTAGTGCTTATTGCGGGGCTTGTTGTGTATAGATTCTATAAACATTCCCTTGCCTTTAGGCACAAATGCCATAGTATTGCCTTGCGTTTGCCATTTGCGGGGGAGATTATCGAGCTCAATATGTTTTATCAATACACTTTCACACTTTTTTTACAGCTCAAATCCTTCACGCCGCTTGATATAGCCCTGTCCTTGAGTAACAATACCCTATCAAATCTCGCGTTAAAAGCACATTTTGTGCGGGTTTTAGAATCTGTCAAAAATGGTAAAAGCCTCTCCCTTGCGCTTACACAGGAAAATATCATTGATGAGATTTCTCTCGCACTTATCGCCGCTGGGGAGCAGAGTGGCAAGCTCCCCGAAATGCTTGAGGTATGCGCGAAACGATTTGAGCAAATTGCACAAGAAAAAATAGACTTCCTTATCTCGCTTATTGAACCACTCTTAAGCTTGCTTATGGGAGTTTTGCTGCTCTTTTTGGCACTTGGCATTTTTGTGCCTATGTGGGATATGAGCGCAACAGCTATGGGCGGCGTATAG
- a CDS encoding transaldolase, whose protein sequence is MSFSLWCDFIQRDFLENEFKALIDARLINGATSNPSIFAQSLKTPAYTDSIKALKGKDKKSIYENLAIADIRRAAEILMPIWEQNIANGFVSIEIDPFLCDNAEQSIDEGIRLQQSIAMPNVMIKVPATKVGYEVMSEIMRRGISVNATLVFTPAQAKECAQAMKEGSKTFADSHSIKPQGVISVFVSRFDRAADAMLSENLRAQMGIINAMDCYEIIENSNQSHIRTLFASTGVKGDDLVKSYYIDKLILPHSVNTAPLDAIMAYKTSTDKVQKSLLESSTRARFWQEIARTGIDRAELSQRLLNEGIVAFQKSFEDMLRAF, encoded by the coding sequence ATGTCGTTTAGCCTATGGTGTGATTTTATCCAAAGAGATTTTTTAGAAAATGAGTTTAAAGCACTTATTGATGCGAGGCTTATCAATGGAGCGACAAGCAATCCTAGCATTTTTGCCCAAAGCCTCAAAACCCCTGCCTATACAGATTCTATAAAAGCATTAAAGGGCAAAGACAAGAAAAGCATTTATGAAAACCTTGCCATAGCGGACATTAGAAGAGCGGCGGAGATTCTAATGCCTATATGGGAGCAAAATATCGCAAATGGCTTTGTAAGCATTGAGATTGACCCATTTTTATGCGATAACGCAGAACAAAGCATAGATGAGGGCATAAGGTTGCAACAAAGTATTGCTATGCCAAATGTAATGATAAAAGTCCCAGCGACAAAAGTCGGCTATGAGGTAATGAGCGAGATTATGCGAAGGGGCATAAGCGTGAATGCAACTTTGGTTTTCACACCCGCTCAAGCAAAGGAATGCGCGCAAGCGATGAAGGAGGGAAGCAAAACTTTTGCGGATTCTCACTCTATAAAACCCCAAGGTGTGATAAGCGTATTTGTCTCACGTTTTGATAGGGCGGCAGATGCTATGCTTAGTGAGAATCTAAGGGCGCAAATGGGAATTATAAATGCAATGGATTGCTATGAGATAATTGAAAATTCTAATCAAAGCCATATCCGCACACTTTTTGCCTCCACAGGCGTAAAAGGCGATGATTTGGTTAAAAGCTATTATATTGATAAGCTTATTTTGCCCCATAGTGTGAATACTGCACCACTTGATGCCATAATGGCGTATAAGACAAGCACAGACAAGGTGCAAAAATCACTTCTAGAATCGAGCACACGAGCAAGATTCTGGCAAGAGATAGCGCGCACGGGGATAGATAGAGCAGAGTTATCACAAAGGCTTTTAAATGAGGGAATTGTAGCCTTTCAAAAAAGTTTTGAGGATATGCTTAGGGCATTCTAA
- a CDS encoding protein disulfide-isomerase — protein sequence MKKLLLCLVCVSICFAASFEDTLKETIKNSTKQNVKILKVQNLQSSPDIKLVVIDVGNMQVPIFASKDGKIIVGVSNVFFANKSEDIGTIGSVLKQIDADNNPGPSDAALEKFFKQIPKDEYIVLNSPNKNVKKSTYIVSDPNCPSCQRELQNIDKHLADSNVYMLVVGFLGQDSAVKASIIRERLLDVKDNKQKIDVLKEVYKPQSKVPQKYLNIDVKDTMKINKKVADIGINSVPFIYESKK from the coding sequence ATGAAAAAGCTACTTTTATGTCTTGTGTGTGTGAGTATTTGTTTTGCTGCAAGTTTTGAAGACACACTCAAAGAAACGATTAAAAACAGCACGAAGCAGAATGTAAAGATTCTAAAAGTTCAAAACCTCCAGTCTAGCCCTGATATAAAGCTCGTGGTGATTGATGTGGGGAATATGCAAGTGCCTATTTTTGCAAGCAAAGACGGCAAGATAATTGTCGGTGTGTCAAATGTGTTTTTTGCCAACAAAAGCGAGGATATAGGGACAATTGGCTCTGTGTTAAAACAAATAGACGCAGATAATAACCCTGGACCGAGCGATGCTGCGCTTGAAAAGTTTTTCAAACAGATTCCAAAAGACGAATATATCGTGCTAAACTCGCCAAACAAGAATGTGAAAAAATCCACCTATATCGTGTCAGACCCAAACTGCCCATCTTGTCAAAGAGAGCTACAAAATATCGATAAGCATCTTGCAGATTCTAATGTCTATATGCTTGTAGTAGGCTTTTTGGGGCAAGATTCTGCTGTTAAGGCGAGTATAATACGAGAGCGTCTGCTTGATGTAAAGGACAATAAGCAAAAAATTGATGTGCTTAAAGAAGTCTATAAACCTCAATCCAAAGTGCCTCAAAAATACCTCAACATCGATGTAAAAGACACGATGAAAATCAATAAAAAGGTGGCGGATATAGGTATCAATAGCGTGCCTTTTATCTATGAAAGCAAGAAATAA
- the folK gene encoding 2-amino-4-hydroxy-6-hydroxymethyldihydropteridine diphosphokinase, with product MEEKEAMASEHTHKRIFSSLGDRRTSESAKSMCGDADKANKYVGCVNNRRGGDRISHRSACIISSKHYPYTTVRFYNASSTHHKQWRNEFILSLGSNMPKNKCDSIAILELLFIRFNANKRIEILATSPIWRNPPFGFKAQNDFYNAIMICGSNMGLGEVYRLIFYSERYFGRGRKRTFKNAPRTLDVDLVCFNSLRVKLPRLQIPHSGYFARPSIMLPLSFIKRLQ from the coding sequence ATGGAAGAAAAAGAAGCTATGGCGAGTGAGCACACACATAAACGCATTTTTAGCAGCTTAGGAGATAGGCGCACAAGCGAATCTGCCAAATCTATGTGTGGAGATGCAGATAAAGCAAATAAATATGTGGGCTGCGTCAATAACCGCAGGGGCGGAGATAGAATCTCGCATAGAAGCGCGTGTATTATCTCCTCTAAACATTATCCATACACAACAGTAAGATTCTATAATGCCTCTAGCACTCACCATAAGCAATGGCGCAATGAATTTATACTCTCGCTTGGCTCAAATATGCCAAAGAACAAATGCGATAGCATAGCGATTTTAGAGCTACTTTTTATACGTTTTAATGCCAATAAACGCATAGAGATTCTAGCCACCTCGCCCATTTGGCGCAATCCTCCTTTTGGATTTAAGGCACAAAATGACTTTTATAACGCGATTATGATTTGTGGTAGCAATATGGGGCTTGGCGAGGTGTATCGACTTATTTTTTATAGTGAGCGGTATTTTGGGCGAGGGCGCAAAAGGACTTTTAAAAATGCCCCGCGCACACTTGATGTTGATTTGGTTTGTTTTAATTCCCTGCGTGTCAAGCTACCACGCCTACAAATTCCACATAGTGGCTATTTCGCCCGCCCTTCAATAATGTTGCCTTTGAGTTTTATTAAGAGGTTGCAATAA
- a CDS encoding YeiH family protein, which produces MTYKNLGFVYGLIILAVISAVAMFVSSTLTPFLSPLIVGILLGAALSPFYPKLESAYNIQSGITFGAKKLLRAGIILYGSYITFGEIAKLGLNGFLVSLIVIVVVFVCALIIGKMLKLDNEISMLVGIGSAVCGAAAILALESTLKTHPSKSSVALGFIVIFGLCGMILLPIVYYSGFLPLSDYQWGIFIGASLHEVANVVGAASISPESQNVAIIVKMTRVVLLVPLLLIISYVVFKNAQKQLDLSNSAESSKQNALYIPYFAFGFLIVIGLNSWIDFPPVVVESTQFASKLLLVFAMVALGLQIDWQKFISFGAKTFVLAFILFIILMLGTYALVYFMF; this is translated from the coding sequence ATGACTTATAAAAATCTCGGCTTTGTATATGGGCTTATCATTCTTGCCGTGATAAGCGCAGTAGCGATGTTTGTCTCCAGCACACTCACACCATTTCTCTCACCCCTTATAGTCGGTATCTTGCTTGGCGCGGCACTATCACCTTTTTACCCAAAATTAGAATCTGCCTATAATATCCAAAGTGGCATTACTTTTGGGGCAAAAAAGCTCTTGAGGGCTGGGATTATTCTCTATGGCTCATATATCACCTTTGGCGAGATTGCAAAGCTCGGGCTCAATGGTTTTCTCGTCTCTCTCATCGTTATTGTCGTAGTATTTGTGTGTGCGCTCATTATAGGCAAAATGCTAAAGCTTGATAATGAAATCAGTATGTTGGTTGGCATTGGTAGTGCGGTGTGTGGCGCGGCAGCGATACTCGCTTTAGAATCCACCCTCAAAACCCACCCAAGTAAAAGCTCTGTGGCACTAGGATTTATTGTGATTTTTGGCTTATGTGGAATGATACTTTTGCCTATCGTGTATTATAGTGGCTTTTTGCCCTTGAGCGACTATCAATGGGGGATTTTCATCGGCGCAAGTCTGCACGAAGTCGCAAATGTCGTTGGTGCGGCATCTATCTCACCAGAATCCCAAAATGTGGCTATCATCGTCAAAATGACGCGTGTAGTGCTGCTCGTGCCGCTCTTGCTTATCATCTCTTATGTCGTGTTTAAAAACGCACAAAAACAACTTGATTTAAGTAATAGTGCAGAATCTTCAAAGCAAAATGCGCTCTATATTCCTTATTTTGCCTTTGGTTTTCTCATCGTCATAGGGCTTAATTCTTGGATTGACTTTCCGCCTGTGGTCGTAGAATCCACACAATTTGCCTCAAAATTGCTTCTTGTTTTTGCAATGGTAGCTTTGGGATTGCAGATTGATTGGCAGAAGTTTATCTCATTTGGCGCGAAGACATTTGTCCTTGCATTTATTTTGTTTATTATACTTATGCTCGGCACTTACGCCCTTGTTTATTTTATGTTTTAG
- a CDS encoding thioredoxin family protein codes for MKNLESASFDTEIQNGYVMVDFSASWCPDCRFIEPMLEALDKEFEQVRFYKVGFDTELSLKDRFNIRKIPTLMFFKNGEEVGERLIEPRSIESIRDMLNTLIKA; via the coding sequence ATGAAAAATTTAGAATCTGCTTCATTTGATACAGAGATTCAAAATGGTTATGTAATGGTGGATTTTAGTGCCTCTTGGTGTCCGGACTGCCGCTTTATTGAGCCTATGCTTGAAGCACTTGATAAAGAATTCGAGCAGGTGCGCTTCTATAAAGTGGGCTTTGATACAGAGTTAAGCCTCAAGGATAGATTTAATATCCGCAAGATTCCTACACTAATGTTCTTTAAAAATGGTGAGGAAGTGGGTGAGCGACTCATCGAGCCTCGCTCTATTGAATCTATTAGGGATATGCTCAATACATTGATAAAAGCCTAG